A window of Verrucomicrobiota bacterium genomic DNA:
GCTGCGCCATGAATGAGAGCCGATGCAGGAAGCCTTGATCACTGCCCGAGGGCTGAGAAAGAGCTTTACGCTCGGCAAACGGCGCGTGGACGTGCTCCAGAGCGTGGACCTCGTCGTGCAGCGCGGCGAATTCGTCGCGATCCAAGGCGCGTCGGGCGCGGGCAAAAGCACCTTGCTCCATTTGCTCGGCGGACTGGATGCGCCGAATGAAGGGGAAATCTGGTTTGCCGGGCAGAATCTCGCCAGGCTTTCCGGGAGCGAACTCGACCGCTTTCGGAATCGCAAGGTGGGTTTCGTCTTCCAGGCTTATCATATCCTCCCGGAATTGGACGCGCTGGAGAATGTCTGCCTCCCGGCCCGGATGGCGCGAAGGGATGCCGCCGAAACCGTGAGCCGCGCGCGGCAGCTTCTGGAACGAGTCGGACTCAGCGACCGAATGGACCACAAACCGTACGAACTTTCCGGCGGCGAACAGCAGCGGGTGGCGGTGGCGCGCGCTTTGATCAACGAACCGGAATTGATCCTGGCGGACGAACCGACCGGCAACCTCGATTCGCACACCGGCCAGGAAATCATCGACCTGCTCTGCGCGCTCCGCAGCGAACGCCAGGCGACTTTGATTTTTGCGACGCACGACGCCCGGATTGCGGCGCAAGCCCCGCGCGTGGTCGAACTGGTGGATGGACAGATTCGCGGCTGACCCCAGGCCGGCACGACTGACCGGTAGGGCAAACCTGCCGGTTTGCCGCGCCCCACGGCCGGGAGTCAGTCATGCCCACGAAACACACAACACACACGAAATCGGAACGGGCGATTTCGTGGGCTCCGCGTGTTTCGTGGGATCCAAGTCCATTTCCAAAGTGACAGCTTGAACGCGGCTCCCATTCCGCTCACGCAAGATCAACATCAACGCGTCACGTGTTCGGCGGCGGCTTTGGAGAGCAGCACGTCCAACTGTCCCAAACAGAAGCGCGACCAGGATTCGTAGCCCGCTGAATCCTTCACCGCGTCCGAAAGCGAGATAAACTCCAAAGCGACAATCCCGCTGCGCCCTCGGGCCACATCCTCGTGCGGCACGCGCAGGACGTGCACGACTCCAAAGTGCACCAACCCGACTTCCGTGCTGTCGTCATTGATGAGCGCGACCGGTGTCTCCTGCGCTTCCTCAATGGCGACTTCCTCCATCAATTCGCGCCGCATTCCTTCCTGATACCCGCGGTCGGTGGAGAATAGCCCATGGTCTTCCTCCGAAATGTGCCCGCCGACTCCGACCGAGTATAAGCCGTGTAACCGCGTCTCTTGCCCGCCCTTGCCGCGGCGATACCGCAAGATGCGGTCGCGGCAAATGACCAGGACGTAAGGGATGAGCTGTTTGTAGCGCGGGTCGTGTTCGGCTTCGCTGCGGTTCAGGTAGAGAATGTTCGTGGAGGCCGTCAGCACCGGCAGATATTTCTCAATCTCCAGGCTCAGGCCCTGGAACACGCCCAGGCCTTCGAGCAGTTTTCGCTCAAAACAAAGCACTCGTTCTTCGGTAGCCATTGCGTCATTCGCCTTTCTGTAGTGTAGGGCAGGATTCCAGCCTGCCAGTTCGGGCGGCGTCCTACCGCTCGAACGACAGGGCAAGGATGCCCTTTCAACCGGCAGACAAGATGTCTGCCCTACATTCTCAAGCTCGTTCGGAATGGTGATGGCACTCCCGATTCCCAACGAGCAAAACATATTCTTTTTTGTTCACGGGCTGTTCAGACCTTATTCACAGGCCGTTGCATTGAAGATCATCCACGGTAGGGCGAAGCGTCCTCGCTGAGCCGAACAACCATCGTCCACTCAACGTCGGACCGGCTCGCCCTACCGGTGAAACGGCTCTATTCAATGCAGTTGCTCGGATCTCTCGGCCGGTGCCGTGTCCGGCGTTTCGGGCGGTTGCCGCACGGGGAAGAAGATCGAGAAGGTGCTGCCCTGGCCTTCCATCGTTTCGACGCTCAGGCCATAGCCCATCTGCTTGGCCAGCTCGTACACCATCGATAAACCCAGGCCCGTCCCGCGGCGCGTGGAAAACGCTTTGGTCGTAAAGAACGGCTCGAAGATCCGCGGCAAAACTTCCGGCGCGATCCCCGATCCGGAATCTTGAACCGCCACCACGACGTAACTCGGCGCTATCGCCGGCGCCAGCGCCAGCCCGGCCGGGAGTTCCAGCCGCATTTCGAAGCGCACGGCCAGTTCGCCCCTGCCCATCATGGCGTCGGCGCCATTGAGGATCAGATTGAGGAGCATTTGCTGGATCATTTCCCGGACCCCCGGCACGCGCGGCATGGAAGGACCGGCTTCGACCCGCACGCTCACTTCCTGAAGAAAGCGGTCACCCAGCAGCTTCAGCGTGTCGTCCACCATCTC
This region includes:
- a CDS encoding ABC transporter ATP-binding protein — encoded protein: MQEALITARGLRKSFTLGKRRVDVLQSVDLVVQRGEFVAIQGASGAGKSTLLHLLGGLDAPNEGEIWFAGQNLARLSGSELDRFRNRKVGFVFQAYHILPELDALENVCLPARMARRDAAETVSRARQLLERVGLSDRMDHKPYELSGGEQQRVAVARALINEPELILADEPTGNLDSHTGQEIIDLLCALRSERQATLIFATHDARIAAQAPRVVELVDGQIRG